The genomic interval AAAAAGTCAATATTAAATCCGTCCAATTTATTGTTAAGCGCCTTTAAATAATCTTTCAGCACTGCCGAGCCGCCACCGACGAAATAACAAATTTCTGACTGTGAATTTTTTTGCCAGACATTCCGTAAGTTCCGGTATTCTTTTTTAGCAAGTTCCAGCAATATTCGATCGGTTATATCATGGACGTTCGTACGACTCCCTTTTACCATGATGTGATGACGGTCGTTTTTACGTGTAATAATATCAACAACGTCACGTCGGCTGTCCAATTCAACACCATGTCTCGTTCTGATTTCATCACGGATTTGCTCTAGTGACTCCGCAACCCCAATCGGGAATCCTTGAGCCTTGTCATCATCGACATTCCGATTTTTAATGACTGCAATATCTGTTGATAAACCGCCGATGTCCTGAATTAAAATTTGCTGATCAATCAATTCTTTGTTAATGACGTTTAGGTTGTTATCCATGATCAAATTGACATAAGCGGCAAACCCTTCTGGATACACTTTCACTTCATCAAATTTAATGTTCACTTTTTTACCCTGATATTGTGGTGTAACAAGAAATTCAACCTGATGCACCGACCCAAGCAGTTGGGAGCGGTAGCCAACATCTTTTCCCTCCTTCACTTCACGAAGCGGCAGGCCTGTTCCCAATGTGTAATTAGCATCGATGACATCATTTTTACCTTGATGGAATGAATGACTGCTGACTGCATCCAGTGCAATGGAAGCGAATAGCATCACTAGTGTCTGATCCTCTTCTG from Lentibacillus cibarius carries:
- a CDS encoding ParM/StbA family protein, with the protein product MTQGRIAAVDVGNDAVKANFGKMEQSYYIPNVIARDMEDRPVIGIEDLDEKEPIDNLHIRVHSPALEENNAVYRVGNLATKTDNSTELDPGSSKSEEDQTLVMLFASIALDAVSSHSFHQGKNDVIDANYTLGTGLPLREVKEGKDVGYRSQLLGSVHQVEFLVTPQYQGKKVNIKFDEVKVYPEGFAAYVNLIMDNNLNVINKELIDQQILIQDIGGLSTDIAVIKNRNVDDDKAQGFPIGVAESLEQIRDEIRTRHGVELDSRRDVVDIITRKNDRHHIMVKGSRTNVHDITDRILLELAKKEYRNLRNVWQKNSQSEICYFVGGGSAVLKDYLKALNNKLDGFNIDFFEDEQESIWMMANAYYKLIMDFVNKNTPAEAEETAAADES